The DNA region AATATCTTTCATCTTATTGTTTCATAAGATTTACAATTTAATTAAAGACCTTCCAGTGGCTCAATATACATTTTACCTTGGGAAAGGATAGGTGAAAGATTCACTATCTAAGGAACATGCTTCAGTTGAACTGTAAAATTCATTACAGACCGGTCTTGGGGCCACAAATATTTCCCTATCACTAGGCGACTCCATTCTAAAACACTGTCTTAGCTCTGCTAACACAACACTCATGGTAGGTCTCTGAATGGAGGATGGTGCAGTGCATGACATTGCTATTCCTAAAGCTTTCCATCCAGAACTTGCATCGAATTTTCCTTGTAGCCTTGGGTCCAAAATTCTGCTCACATCACCTCCTTCAAGCTCAGGTGTTAGCCACTCAAGTATGTGCATACATGGGTTACCTTTTAGTACTGCATGTCGACCAGTGATTAATTCCAATAGAACAATTCCAAAGCTAAATACATCACTTTTCTCATTCAAGTTCCGTAATTTGAAGTACCTGAATAAATAACAATGTGGTTAGTTTCATGTGGCAAATCCATGACAACAGAAAAGAGAAAACTCAATTTGTGTTTGGTTCTCATGTGCCAGTAATCTATCTGACTAGAAGTTATTAGACTGATTTTTGCATGAACATTTTTGTGATGTGAATGTGCTAATGATTGCTGACTATTCTTAGCACCGTTAGTTAAAATGAATCCACTGGATGGGGACTCACTCTGGGTCAAGGTACCCTGTTGTGCCCATGGGTGTAGATTTTGGACTTCTATCACCATTAGAATTAATCAATGGTGATTCTGCATTTTGGTTGTCAATCCTAAACACCTTGGAGAGGCCAAAATCTGCTATCTTAGCTTCTAAGTCTTGACTCAAAAGAATGTTGGCTGACTTCACATCCCTATGTATTATAGGTGGCTTGCATCCATGGTGCAGGTAATCCAATCCTTCAAGGCCAAACACATCAAACATCACTACAAATTGCAAGAGAATAATAGTTGCGCAAAAATGATTTATGCTTTTACAGGGCAACAAGTTTTCAAGTAACATGATCCTCTAGATGAAATGTATAAACAAACACTTAGAGCGGTTAAACAATATAGAAATAATTGAACAGGGTGGAGTCACATTTTATCcaaaataaaaggagaaaagtgACCAAAACATTTATTCATTTTGTTGGATACTAAAACATGTTCAATAGCGGGATATCATTTAATCCTACCAGACCATCTTTAGACCACATTTGATTAGCATATTTGGTTTCATAATTGCAAATGTTATAATTGTCAGTATCAATTTTAAGGTTGTTCTAACTCCAAATTCAATTCTAATATGAAACTACAAACATTGGCTTCTGTGGTGGACATAAGTAAAGATAAAAAATAAGATAATTTGATAGCAAAATGTGAAAAAGTTACAAGAAGGGGACTACTGACCCTCTGCGGCATCAATTGCTATCTGGAGTCTCCTTTCCCAACTCAGGCAATGTGAACTTTTATCTGCAACAATGATATATCACATTGCAACATGCTCTCTTTCTTCAAATATTCGGTGATGCCATAAAAATTACAGGAAATAAATCGAGTCCGGAGCAGTGTATAGGTGTGTGTATATACCTGAGAGACACTCTTTCAGGTTGCCATTGGCCATGTACTCATATATGAGTGCCATCTTGTTATCTTCATCGCAATAACCAACAAAGGAAACCAAATTTTTGTGATGAACTGTCATCAAGAGCTCAGCCTGCAAGCCATCACTCTTTTCTGCTAAATATTGATGTTTCTTATATTGAACAGCATTTCCACTGAATTTAAGTTGTGCAATGCAGTAACATGGTGCTAATTACCTCAGTCTGAAATTCCTTTGGCCCTTGAGCTGATGATGGAGAGAGCATCTTGACTGCAACTTTGTTGCCATCTTTCATCTGACCACTGAACACAGTTCCAAATCCTCCTTTCCCAATAACCACTTCAAAGTTGCTTGTGATGTTCAACACCTCAGCATAAGTGTATTGCCACTTCTTTGATGCTACAGTTGTTCCTCCTTTGTTGGGCTTATTCATCTCCTTATCTAAGTTCAAAAAGAAATATTGAGATTAAGCCCTTAACATTGAAAAGCTAATCAATGTCTGGATAATATTTGCTTCCTTCTTTTTGGTGTCTATCTGGTTTTTAAAATCAGATGGAAGGAGTTACATATTATTAAAGCAAGAAGTACCTGATTGTTCATTTCTTCTAATCTTCCGATAGAGAATGATAATAACCAAAAGAACTAAAACCAATGATATTGGTGCGACTACGGCAGCaacaattttctttttatcactCTTATCGACATGCAGGTTTTTATCATCCACCCTGAAAATGGTAAAAATAAGACATCAGGTCATGTTTTACAATTACACTTGACTTGGCCATCCATGCATCTACTTGAGATGCTTCATATTTACACTTAGACCATCTTTCCCATAATTCTTGTTACTTTCTAGATAAATAAGACTAACTTGACTAAGCATCTCTAAGTCTGTTATAGCAGGGCATACCTCAGTGTAAGTAATCCAGCATTTGATCTGTCTAGAAGAGTGTCAGAGACATAACCTGAAAGTTGGTTGCCCTTTAAATTCCTAcaaataatttgatttttcttgCATCAGTCACTACAAACTTACCACTATATATACGGGCTGCAACGCCATCATCAGAAGACTTACAAATATTTAAGGGACCTCAATTCTTCCAGAAACTGAGGCACTGGTCCAGTTAAGCTATTGTTGCATAAATCCCTGAGTCAAAATAATGTAGTTTCTTTGATATTAATTTAGCATTGGCGAAATTTTGTACATTTAAAAGCATAATGACAATGCATGTACTCAGAAATTTCTAAATGTGTACTTACAAAGATTCCAATGAGGAGAGATTGGAAATGGCAGTAGTAATCACTCCATTCAAATTGCTTGAGCTCAGGTTCCTATAAAAAGAAATTACTTTCTTCTAAAATTGAATTTCATGATGTCAAATTATTTCCAAGGTTATGCAGAGATTACTCACAGTGATATGATTCTGGCAGGAAGTGAAGTGCTATAGTTGCATTTTAAGCCCTCCCAATTGTAGTTCTCTGGCTCACAAGGATCACCTACCCAATTTCTTTGGATTCTATAACTTTCTTTTATGCACACCACAGCATCAACTGTGTTTAAATATGGTTAAAATCACATAAAAAGGAATAATCATTCAAACTGAAAAGATTTGTAATAATTTGGCAAGGTAGCACCAAAGTGTGTTCTTATTCAATTGCTAGCTTGGTAGGCAGTTTAGCCAAGAGAAAAATTAATGTCATACCATCTTGTTCAAATGTTGGAAGTTCATCCCGTTGTCTTACTACATAAATCTCAACTGCATTAAGAATGGGTGGAAGGGTTGAATCTTTTGTTTTGTGTATAGAAATTCTATGTTTATTCGCCACCAAGGGTTTTGAATTAGAAAGAGTGGTTGCTTGCAAGTACTGTGGTACAAAGGATTCAACTAAAGGAGAACCATTCCAGGATATattgaattttctaagttgGTTTTTGTGAAGATGCTCCACTTCAGCAAAGTACAAGTAGACATAAAATTCCCAACTTGGATCATCTGGGGTCCATGAAAATTCCAAAGTATCACTGCCATTTCTTGGTCTAGCAGCAGTTCTGATGACTTCAAATGGAGCTCTATAGCCATCACCATTGACATTTATCTCTGAAGAAGTGCTGACAGATTCCCAGGTAGAGGAATTGTAAGGGAACCAAATTCTATCATAAATATCATCTTCATATCTACCACTTCCATTGGTTGACCCAAAATCCCATCTTTTATAAAGCAAAAGTGAAGCAGATTCCCCAAAGTCAGTATCATAAATGGAACTATTAAGTGGTCTAAGTTCCAATCCTGAGATAAATGGAGTTCCTGTTCCCTTGTCCACCAGACAAACACTTGTCACCTCTGACTCTGCCTTGCTGATTGTTTCCATTGTAACTTCCTCTGAAGCATTTCTGAATTTCACTGATGACCAGAATCTGGCACCAACATACAGATCAAATTCTGGGAGCTTGTTTTCTCCATCATAGTTCCCATACAAGAAGGAAGCCCTGATTAAATGTAAACTCCCTCTACTTCCTGCAGTTAACCTGTAACAGTTCCTCAATCCCTGAGGGAAACTTCTGAGATCTGAGAGTGGTTGTGGCAGAATGGGATTGTTTGGGTATGCATACTCAGAGGAGATGTTTTTGTTAACCCCTGTTTGTATGTATGCCCCATCTGGGTTGTACCTTATTTTAGTAGTATCATCTGTGTACTCAAAATTCATTGAATTACCACAATCAATGCTTATATAGCCTGAACAGAAAGGCAAAAAATTGCTTCAGAAATACAGCACAAAACTTTACATACCATGAATGAATAACAATAACAAACAAACATTCTTACTATACGTATGAATAAATGACTCAGTGAAAATAATACCAAGATCCACACTCTAACACAGCTGGTGGTAAATAGATACTAACCTCTTTGTTCCTGGGC from Lotus japonicus ecotype B-129 chromosome 2, LjGifu_v1.2 includes:
- the LOC130739070 gene encoding probable LRR receptor-like serine/threonine-protein kinase At4g29180 encodes the protein MALASSIGFIMLLMLCIHLLVLVHAQEQRGYISIDCGNSMNFEYTDDTTKIRYNPDGAYIQTGVNKNISSEYAYPNNPILPQPLSDLRSFPQGLRNCYRLTAGSRGSLHLIRASFLYGNYDGENKLPEFDLYVGARFWSSVKFRNASEEVTMETISKAESEVTSVCLVDKGTGTPFISGLELRPLNSSIYDTDFGESASLLLYKRWDFGSTNGSGRYEDDIYDRIWFPYNSSTWESVSTSSEINVNGDGYRAPFEVIRTAARPRNGSDTLEFSWTPDDPSWEFYVYLYFAEVEHLHKNQLRKFNISWNGSPLVESFVPQYLQATTLSNSKPLVANKHRISIHKTKDSTLPPILNAVEIYVVRQRDELPTFEQDVDAVVCIKESYRIQRNWVGDPCEPENYNWEGLKCNYSTSLPARIISLNLSSSNLNGVITTAISNLSSLESLDLCNNSLTGPVPQFLEELRSLKYLNLKGNQLSGYVSDTLLDRSNAGLLTLRVDDKNLHVDKSDKKKIVAAVVAPISLVLVLLVIIILYRKIRRNEQSDKEMNKPNKGGTTVASKKWQYTYAEVLNITSNFEVVIGKGGFGTVFSGQMKDGNKVAVKMLSPSSAQGPKEFQTEAELLMTVHHKNLVSFVGYCDEDNKMALIYEYMANGNLKECLSDKSSHCLSWERRLQIAIDAAEGLDYLHHGCKPPIIHRDVKSANILLSQDLEAKIADFGLSKVFRIDNQNAESPLINSNGDRSPKSTPMGTTGYLDPEYFKLRNLNEKSDVFSFGIVLLELITGRHAVLKGNPCMHILEWLTPELEGGDVSRILDPRLQGKFDASSGWKALGIAMSCTAPSSIQRPTMSVVLAELRQCFRMESPSDREIFVAPRPVCNEFYSSTEACSLDSESFTYPFPR